The proteins below are encoded in one region of Telopea speciosissima isolate NSW1024214 ecotype Mountain lineage chromosome 10, Tspe_v1, whole genome shotgun sequence:
- the LOC122643633 gene encoding beta-xylosidase/alpha-L-arabinofuranosidase 2-like, with protein sequence MANLTALVSFFVLFFFTLTSASEISSSNASSATRKYTHVCDPQRFADQGLDMSDFHFCDKLLRYEIRAKDLIDRMTLAEKMNQMGDNSTGVFRLGLPPYEWWSEILHGVATTGFGTKFTKEVPGATSFPNVILTAATFNESLWKLIGQVSSTEARAMYNLGTAGLTFWSPNINVVRDPRWGRTLETPGEDPFVIGTYSINFVRGLQDIEGFVHVRNPNSRPLKIGGCCKHYTAYDIDKWHDIDRHSFDAKVTERDMVETFNRPFEMCIREGDVVSVMCSFNNVNGIPTCSDPKLLGETIRGEWGLNGYITSDCCSMDVIVHRQKWLNDSNEDVIAQSLNAGLDLECGWYFQRYGENATMNGRIKERDIDRALKNNYVVLMRLGFFDGIPSLESLGKKDICSDEHIELAADAARQGIVMLKNDNQTLPLSSSTVKNIAVVGPNGNVTDTMIGNYAGIPCKYTSPKDGFSKYGNVIFVKSCGDGTPCTKTDDFPAAVEAANNADATIIVAGLDLGFEREEFDRDDLKLPGQQTDLINQVSNAAKGRPVILVVMSGGCIDISFAKNNPKIQSILWVGYPGEEGGRAIADVVFGNHNPSGKLPVTWYTNDYIEKLPMNSMSLRPVPEFGYPGRTYKFFKGEALYPFGYGLSYTEFQYSMVSSGKALHLKLGRLQHCRDLAYEDGAARPPCPAVVVDDINCGRMLEFEVDVLVKNVGKMDGSEAVIVYSKPPEGIMETHIKQVIGFQRVFLKAGESKTLNFTFNGCKSLMLVDKTAYKVLPSGKHMIVVGDEELFLPVQVNIQSNHK encoded by the exons ATGGCGAATCTCACAGCTTTagtatctttttttgttttgttcttcttcactcttacATCTGCTTCTGAAATTTCCAGCAGTAATGCTTCTTCTGCAACTAGGAAGTACACTCACGTATGTGACCCTCAAAGATTTGCAGATCAAGGGTTGGACATGTCAGACTTCCATTTCTGTGATAAATTGCTTCGATATGAAATCAGAGCCAAAGATTTGATCGATCGGATGACATTGGCAGAGAAAATGAATCAAATGGGAGATAATTCAACTGGGGTTTTCAGACTTGGGCTTCCCCCTTACGAGTGGTGGTCTGAGATCCTTCATGGAGTTGCAACTACAGGGTTTGGTACTAAATTCACTAAAGAAGTTCCTGGTGCCACAAGTTTCCCTAATGTTATACTCACTGCTGCCACCTTCAACGAATCTCTATGGAAGCTTATAGGCCAG GTTTCATCGACGGAGGCCAGAGCTATGTATAATCTTGGAACCGCTGGATTGACCTTTTGGAGCCCAAACATTAATGTGGTTAGGGATCCTAGATGGGGAAGAACCTTAGAAACCCCGGGTGAAGATCCTTTCGTCATTGGAACTTATTCGATTAATTTCGTTCGAGGGTTGCAGGATATTGAGGGATTTGTTCATGTACGGAATCCAAACTCAAGGCCTCTTAAGATTGGTGGATGTTGCAAGCATTACACTGCTTATGATATTGATAAGTGGCATGATATTGATCGCCATAGTTTTGATGCCAag GTTACTGAGAGAGATATGGTAGAGACATTTAATCGTCCTTTTGAGATGTGTATTCGAGAAGGAGATGTTGTTAGTGTTATGTGTTCTTTTAACAATGTCAATGGTATCCCAACTTGCAGTGACCCAAAACTCTTGGGAGAGACTATTAGAGGAGAATGGGGTCTTAATGG CTACATTACATCTGATTGCTGTTCAATGGATGTAATAGTTCATAGACAAAAATGGCTTAATGATTCAAATGAAGATGTTATTGCACAATCACTCAATGCAG GTTTGGATTTGGAATGTGGATGGTACTTCCAAAGGTATGGTGAGAATGCAACGATGAATGGGAGAATCAAAGAACGAGACATTGATAGGGCTTTGAAGAACAACTATGTTGTGCTCATGAGACTTGGATTCTTTGATGGAATCCCTTCTCTGGAATCTCTTGGAAAGAAGGATATTTGTTCTGATGAACACATTGAGTTAGCTGCTGATGCTGCCAGGCAAGGAATTGTTATGCTTAAGAATGACAATCAAACTTTGCCTTTGAGTTCTTCCACAGTTAAGAACATTGCAGTGGTAGGACCTAATGGTAATGTCACTGATACCATGATTGGAAACTATGCAG GTATTCCATGCAAGTACACTTCTCCTAAAGATGGATTCTCTAAATATGGAAATGTGATTTTTGTAAAATCATGTGGAGATGGAACTCCATGTACAAAGACAGATGACTTTCCTGCAGCTGTGGAGGCAGCAAATAATGCAGATGCTACCATCATTGTTGCTGgcttggatttagggtttgagagaGAGGAATTTGATAGAGATGATCTCAAACTTCCAGGTCAACAAACTGATTTAATCAATCAGGTCTCCAATGCTGCTAAGGGTCGACCAGTCATTCTTGTTGTCATGTCTGGAGGTTGTATTGATATTTCTTTTGCTAAGAATAACCCTAAAATCCAAAGCATTCTTTGGGTTGGTTATCCTGGTGAGGAAGGTGGTCGTGCTATTGCTGATGTTGTCTTTGGAAACCACAATCCAA GTGGAAAGTTGCCAGTTACATGGTACACTAATGACTACATAGAGAAATTGCCCATGAATTCCATGTCCCTAAGGCCGGTTCCTGAATTTGGGTACCCTGGAAGGACTTATAAGTTCTTCAAAGGTGAAGCCCTTTATCCTTTTGGATATGGTCTTAGCTACACCGAATTTCAATACTCAATGGTATCTTCTGGTAAAGCACTTCACCTGAAACTGGGAAGACTCCAACATTGCCGTGATCTCGCTTATGAGGACGGCGCCGCTAGGCCTCCTTGCCCAGCAGTTGTGGTTGATGACATCAATTGTGGCAGAATGTTGGAATTTGAGGTTGATGTTCTAGTTAAAAATGTGGGAAAGATGGATGGATCTGAAGCTGTCATCGTCTACTCAAAGCCTCCGGAAGGTATCATGGAAACTCATATCAAACAGGTTATTGGGTTCCAAAGGGTGTTCTTGAAAGCTGGGGAGAGCAAGACCTTGAATTTTACATTTAATGGCTGCAAGAGCTTGATGCTGGTGGACAAGACAGCTTATAAGGTTTTGCCATCCGGGAAGCACATGATTGTGGTTGGAGATGAAGAGCTCTTTTTACCAGTTCAAGTCAATATTCAATCTAACCATAAGTAG